Proteins from one Xenorhabdus griffiniae genomic window:
- a CDS encoding ketopantoate reductase family protein, which produces MLKIGIIGTGAVACYLAHQCKKQGCQVFLLSSRGIRNQTLPISHIQLSDDTNHKQAISKDLGSIVIDGHFTDYADFLSKDFDQLYVCSKTVSNQHICQQLSRNKHRLRSPVVIFQNGFTTEQTFIDEALGVTVIRGVLNFSVTLHSKQNLRLMFLKTSYLGCIELTEQAEADILAVLDLLNRVGIPFEGCEDIGHKAFAKNTLNAAASVCGLVRIGVYTAMRNYASRSVIQSIIDECAAIGEKTGYVKDSESFRRQSVGYLMSIPDFNSSLVLDVINGRETEADTLLASLVKLSQRIDIATPNLNFVYRYFDFYNTYITQSQTFTKTILVEGDA; this is translated from the coding sequence ATGCTGAAGATAGGCATTATCGGTACAGGCGCGGTTGCATGTTATTTGGCTCATCAATGCAAGAAACAAGGATGTCAGGTTTTTTTATTATCTTCACGAGGAATAAGGAACCAGACATTACCTATCAGTCACATACAACTCAGTGATGATACAAATCATAAGCAGGCAATCAGCAAGGATCTCGGCAGTATCGTTATTGATGGTCATTTCACTGATTATGCAGATTTTCTGTCTAAAGATTTTGATCAATTGTATGTGTGCAGCAAGACGGTATCCAATCAACATATTTGCCAGCAATTATCGCGCAATAAACATCGGCTCCGTAGCCCTGTGGTCATATTCCAAAATGGTTTTACCACAGAACAAACCTTTATTGATGAGGCATTAGGTGTCACGGTCATCCGTGGTGTACTCAACTTTTCGGTGACTTTGCATAGCAAACAAAACCTGAGATTGATGTTTCTTAAAACCAGCTATCTTGGATGCATTGAACTCACTGAACAGGCAGAAGCGGATATTTTGGCGGTTTTGGATTTACTCAACCGAGTCGGCATTCCCTTCGAAGGTTGTGAAGATATCGGACATAAAGCGTTTGCCAAAAACACGCTCAATGCGGCGGCCTCTGTGTGCGGATTAGTCCGTATCGGCGTATATACAGCGATGCGTAATTATGCTTCCCGATCTGTTATTCAGTCGATTATTGACGAGTGTGCTGCCATTGGCGAAAAAACCGGATATGTCAAAGATAGCGAAAGTTTCCGGCGTCAGTCCGTGGGGTATTTAATGTCAATTCCCGATTTTAATTCTTCTTTGGTATTGGATGTGATCAATGGCCGGGAAACAGAGGCAGATACCTTACTGGCTTCCTTGGTCAAACTTAGCCAACGAATAGACATTGCCACGCCAAATCTGAATTTTGTTTATCGTTATTTCGATTTTTATAACACATATATAACCCAATCCCAGACATTCACGAAAACGATCCTGGTCGAAGGAGATGCCTAA